A single window of Zea mays cultivar B73 chromosome 10, Zm-B73-REFERENCE-NAM-5.0, whole genome shotgun sequence DNA harbors:
- the LOC100284818 gene encoding Transcription factor bHLH35: MEMGDSFEYYWEMQQYLESEELSLYMGTQDDALSCYDSSSPDGSISNSSWAPAGVAATASEKREGPGGAAAANKNILMERDRRRKLNEKLYALRSVVPNITKMDKASIIKDAIEYIEQLQAEERRALQALEAGEGARCGGHGHGEEARVVLQQPAAAPAPVEVLELRVSEVGDRVLVVNVTCSKGRDAMARVCRAVEELRLRVITASVTSVAGCLMHTIFVEVDSDQTNRIQIKHMIEAALAQLDDASASPPSVMSYY; encoded by the exons ATGGAAATGGGCGACAGCTTCGAGTACTACTGGGAGATGCAGCAGTACCTGGAGTCAGAGGAGCTCAG CCTCTACATGGGCACCCAGGACGATGCCCTGTCCTGCTACGACTCCAGCTCGCCGGATGGCTCCATCTCCAACTCGTCCTGGGCGCCGGCGGGCGTGGCGGCCACGGCGTCCGAGAAGCGGGAGGGccccggcggcgcggcggccgcGAACAAGAACATCCTCATGGAGCGCGACCGCCGGCGCAAGCTCAACGAGAAGCTCTACGCGCTGCGCAGCGTCGTGCCCAACATCACAAAG ATGGACAAGGCGTCGATCATCAAGGACGCGATCGAGTACATCGAGCAGCTACAGGCGGAGGAGCGGCGGGCGCTGCAGGCGCTCGAGGCCGGCGAGGGGGCGCGCTGCGGCGGCCACGGGCACGGCGAGGAGGCGCGCGTGGTCCTGCAGCAGCCCGCCGCCGCCCCGgcgcccgtggaggtcctggagcTGCGCGTGTCGGAGGTGGGCGACCGCGTGCTGGTGGTGAACGTGACGTGCAGCAAGGGccgcgacgccatggcccgcgtgtGCCGCGCCGTCGAGGAGCTCCGGCTCCGCGTCATCACCGCCAGCGTCACCTCCGTCGCCGGCTGCCTCATGCACACCATCTTCGTCGAG GTGGATTCGGACCAGACGAATCGTATCCAGATCAAGCACATGATCGAGGCCGCTCTCGCCCAGCTAGATGATGCCTCCGCGAGCCCGCCGAGCGTGATGAGCTACTATTAG